Proteins encoded in a region of the Nicotiana tomentosiformis chromosome 9, ASM39032v3, whole genome shotgun sequence genome:
- the LOC104106111 gene encoding probable L-type lectin-domain containing receptor kinase S.5 produces MRLLTPKLNTIFIFFCCLQSITQAKLIKFEEQYGDPFDHTYIPILEIKEPAQISNQALQVTPDTANSHFNRFNNSGRILLKRSFKLWEGDTSSKDSRVASFNSSFLVNIYRLDNKTAAEGLTFLISPDLELPPNSQGQYLGLTNATTDGKFINRILAVELDTFKQDFDIDDNHIGIDIHSIISIRSESLTKHGIELAPIGARFYNIWVQYDGIKKVLDVYIAEQTEKNGSTPPRPKDPIISHDIDLRDVVNQESYFGFSASTGNFNQLNCVLRWNLTVEYFQEKNQSLTIGLSVGVPLFALFLILATYLGYYYYKKRVARSESNILGALKSLPGMPRDFEFKVLKKATNNFDEKNKLGEGGFGVVYKGYLVGENLEIAVKWFSRESIKGQDDFLAELTIINRLRHKHLVKLLGWSHKHGKLLLVYEYMPNGSLDKHLFSGPDKKPLGWQVRYKIVSGVASALHYLHDEFEQKVVHRDLKANNIMLDSNFNARLGDFGLARALDHEKTSYAEAEGVLGTMGYIAPECFHTGKATQHSDVYAFGAVLLELVCGQRPGTKVNGFQLFADWVWYLHRDDRILEAVDTRLGDDYVAEEAKRLLLLALACSHPIASERPKTQTIVQIISGSVPAPQVPPFKPAFVWPSTMVPIDIDSSIVDTISITTPQFSSGNNSVEYQSK; encoded by the exons ATGAGATTGTTGACCCCAAAACTCAACACCATCTTCATCTTTTTCTGTTGTCTTCAATCCATAACTCAAGCCAAGCTAATAAAATTCGAAGAACAATATGGAGATCCCTTTGACCACACATATATTCCAATCTTGGAAATTAAAGAACCTGCACAAATCAGCAACCAAGCTCTACAAGTAACTCCTGATACAGCCAATTCTCATTTCAACCGTTTCAATAATTCAGGTAGAATTCTCTTGAAACGATCCTTCAAATTATGGGAAGGTGACACGTCATCAAAAGATAGCAGAGTTGCATCTTTCAACTCTTCCTTTCTTGTAAACATTTACAGGCTAGATAATAAAACTGCAGCTGAAGGTTTAACTTTCTTGATTTCTCCTGATTTGGAGTTGCCACCAAATAGTCAAGGGCAGTATTTAGGCTTGACAAATGCTACTACAGATGGGAAATTTATTAATAGGATTTTGGCGGTTGAGCTCGATACTTTTAAGCAAGATTTTGACATTGATGATAACCATATTGGCATTGATATTCATAGTATTATATCTATAAGGTCTGAATCCTTAACCAAACATGGAATTGAACTTGCTCCAATTGGTGCAAGATTTTACAATATTTGGGTACAATATGATGGTATCAAGAAAGTTCTTGATGTGTACATAGCAGAGCAAACTGAGAAAAATGGCTCAACCCCACCTAGGCCAAAGGATCCAATAATATCACATGATATTGATTTAAGAGATGTTGTGAATCAAGAATCATACTTTGGATTTTCTGCTTCAACAGGGAATTTTAATCAATTGAATTGTGTGTTAAGGTGGAATTTGACAGTTGagtattttcaagaaaaaaatcAATCTTTAACTATTGGTTTAAGTGTTGGGGTTCCATTATTTGCTCTATTCTTGATTTTGGCAACATATTTAGGTTACTATTACTACAAGAAGAGGGTTGCTAGGTCAGAGTCAAATATACTTGGTGCACTTAAGAGTTTGCCTGGAATGCCTAGAGATTTTGAGTTTAAGGTATTGAAGAAAGCTACTAATAATTTTGATGAAAAAAACAAGCTAGGTGAAGGGGGATTTGGAGTTGTATACAAAGGGTATTTAGTTGGTGAAAATTTGGAAATTGCAGTGAAGTGGTTTTCAAGGGAAAGTATCAAAGGGCAGGATGATTTCTTGGCTGAGCTTACAATTATCAACCGTCTCAGGCATAAACATCTTGTCAAATTGCTTg GATGGAGCCACAAGCATGGAAAGCTACTACTTGTGTATGAGTACATGCCAAATGGTAGCCTAGACAAACACCTTTTCTCAGGTCCAGATAAAAAGCCACTCGGCTGGCAAGTCAGGTACAAGATTGTTTCAGGCGTCGCCTCAGCCCTGCACTATCTGCACGATGAGTTTGAGCAGAAGGTGGTTCATCGCGATCTTAAGGCGAACAACATCATGCTCGACTCCAACTTCAATGCACGCCTCGGTGATTTTGGCCTGGCACGAGCACTTGACCACGAGAAGACCTCGTATGCTGAGGCCGAGGGCGTGCTAGGCACGATGGGGTACATTGCACCAGAGTGTTTTCACACTGGAAAAGCCACTCAACATTCTGATGTCTATGCATTTGGAGCAGTGTTGTTGGAATTAGTATGTGGCCAAAGGCCTGGAACTAAAGTTAATGGCTTTCAACTATTTGCTGATTGGGTTTGGTACTTGCATCGCGATGACAGAATCCTCGAAGCTGTTGACACGAGGCTCGGGGATGATTATGTAGCTGAAGAAGCAAAGAGATTGTTACTACTTGCTTTGGCTTGCTCTCATCCAATTGCTAGTGAAAGGCCTAAAACACAGACGATAGTTCAAATTATATCAGGGTCAGTACCAGCACCACAAGTCCCACCATTCAAACCAGCATTTGTATGGCCTTCTACTATGGTGCCAATTGACATAGACTCAAGTATTGTCGATACAATATCCATCACAACACCTCAGTTCAGTTCAGGAAACAACAGTGTTGAGTATCAAAGCAAGTAG